A genomic window from Candidatus Pelagisphaera phototrophica includes:
- a CDS encoding FAD-binding oxidoreductase: MENEPNKAFTPNSIEEMQVLVRESNSVRVLGREDLSETLSSVEGPGPPKLEAPNTHISLSAFNQIVEYLPEEYTITVQAGVPAAEVQAALAAEGQYLPFDPPFIAEGTTVGAMIAKGLSGPGSFRYGILRDFILGVNFIDGIGNHSHTGGKVVKNAAGFDIPKLMSGSYGSFGIITEASFKVFPVAPESRTIVFNYPSFQEAHEAFVSLGRSRFTLDILDLDSKGRLFLKLAGQPGSMDQRVKAIESHLTHQSDTLSQKCIDSYWPESVRLETPPQSGLLVKIPINPLTIFDLESALASYSTEIRYSIGGYVCWLHWNNSIEKLSALLTQLNLSGQVACGDAETPLIAADSQKSFYRRLKPAFDPEDKFTELYPTALLPAFNE, encoded by the coding sequence ATGGAAAACGAACCAAACAAGGCTTTTACCCCAAACTCTATCGAGGAAATGCAGGTCCTCGTCAGAGAATCGAACTCGGTTCGAGTCTTAGGCAGGGAGGACCTGTCTGAGACCCTGAGCTCTGTCGAAGGGCCCGGTCCTCCGAAGTTGGAAGCGCCAAACACCCATATCTCCCTTTCCGCTTTCAATCAGATCGTCGAGTATCTACCCGAAGAGTACACCATTACGGTCCAAGCAGGAGTACCTGCAGCGGAGGTTCAGGCGGCACTAGCAGCAGAAGGCCAATACCTTCCCTTTGACCCTCCATTCATTGCAGAAGGTACCACCGTAGGAGCCATGATCGCCAAGGGCCTCTCGGGTCCGGGAAGCTTTCGCTATGGAATTCTTCGCGATTTTATTCTCGGCGTTAACTTTATCGACGGAATCGGCAACCACAGCCATACCGGAGGGAAAGTCGTTAAGAATGCCGCAGGATTTGACATCCCAAAGCTGATGTCTGGGAGTTATGGAAGTTTCGGCATTATTACTGAAGCGTCTTTCAAGGTCTTCCCGGTCGCTCCTGAAAGTCGAACTATTGTATTCAATTATCCAAGCTTTCAAGAGGCTCACGAAGCCTTCGTTTCATTGGGGCGCTCACGTTTTACGCTGGATATACTAGATCTCGATTCGAAAGGTCGCCTATTTCTCAAACTGGCCGGCCAACCAGGATCCATGGATCAGCGAGTTAAAGCGATCGAGAGCCACCTCACTCACCAAAGCGACACCTTATCACAAAAATGTATTGATAGCTATTGGCCCGAAAGCGTTAGACTCGAGACTCCTCCCCAATCAGGGTTGCTCGTCAAAATACCCATCAATCCTTTAACCATATTCGACCTAGAAAGCGCTTTAGCCTCCTATTCCACTGAAATAAGGTACAGTATCGGTGGATACGTCTGTTGGCTTCATTGGAACAATAGTATTGAAAAACTGAGTGCCCTCCTCACTCAGCTCAACTTATCGGGTCAAGTTGCTTGCGGTGACGCGGAGACCCCACTTATAGCAGCCGATTCCCAAAAGTCTTTTTACCGAAGACTCAAGCCGGCATTCGATCCCGAAGATAAATTTACCGAACTATACCCAACCGCTCTCCTACCCGCTTTCAATGAATAG
- a CDS encoding FAD-linked oxidase C-terminal domain-containing protein encodes MSDFIAHLRKLYPSSRLYEDDARLTPYVSDGLTVFRQKPIAVVMPINNEEVVETLKICHECQVPFVARGSGTSLSGGSLPIDEGIVISLNQLNQILELDPDNRTARVQPGVINSNISVAAAPHGLYFAPDPSSQTVCTIGGNLAFNSGGAHCLKYGMTSNHILGIKVALPDGEVVELGNDSLENAGPDCVGLFVGSEGLLGIALEIQIRLLPIPESYQTLLASYDSLEAAGEAVSVVVASGILPGAMEIMDKLAIEAAEAAVSAGYPKDAEALLIVELDGESAAVEAEFIALSDAISKTGAKEVRIAQDNAERMLIWKGRKSAFSAVGRLSPDYIVQDGVVPRSRLGEALKEISRLSSEAGLRVANVFHAGDGNLHPLILFDAKQPDGLEKAEALAGKILRLCLKLGGSITGEHGVGVEKLEYMPEMFTEIDLGTFDRLRRSIDPNEISNRGKMLPGKEAPALAAHGPHPLEKAGVISRM; translated from the coding sequence ATGTCCGATTTCATCGCTCATCTGAGAAAGCTCTACCCATCTAGTCGGCTGTACGAAGACGACGCTAGACTGACACCCTACGTTTCGGACGGTCTCACGGTTTTCCGGCAAAAACCGATCGCGGTAGTCATGCCAATAAACAACGAGGAAGTCGTCGAGACCCTTAAGATTTGCCACGAGTGCCAGGTCCCCTTCGTCGCCCGCGGGAGCGGAACCAGTCTGTCTGGAGGTTCATTGCCGATCGATGAAGGCATTGTCATCAGCTTAAACCAGCTCAACCAAATCCTCGAACTTGATCCCGACAATCGAACAGCCCGTGTACAGCCTGGAGTGATCAATTCCAATATCAGTGTCGCTGCCGCTCCGCACGGACTCTACTTTGCGCCAGACCCGTCCAGCCAAACTGTTTGCACAATTGGCGGCAATCTTGCCTTTAATTCTGGCGGGGCTCATTGCCTGAAATACGGAATGACCTCCAATCACATTCTGGGCATCAAAGTCGCCCTTCCCGATGGTGAAGTGGTCGAATTGGGGAATGACAGCTTAGAGAATGCAGGGCCGGACTGCGTTGGACTCTTTGTGGGTAGTGAAGGGCTTCTGGGAATCGCATTGGAAATCCAAATAAGACTCCTACCCATTCCCGAATCCTATCAAACCCTGCTCGCCAGCTACGATAGTCTGGAAGCTGCAGGAGAGGCGGTATCGGTCGTAGTCGCTTCTGGGATACTTCCAGGGGCAATGGAAATCATGGACAAACTGGCCATCGAGGCCGCGGAAGCCGCAGTCAGTGCCGGTTACCCTAAAGATGCGGAGGCACTTCTCATCGTAGAGCTGGACGGCGAGTCCGCCGCCGTAGAAGCGGAATTCATCGCCCTTTCCGACGCCATTAGCAAAACCGGAGCCAAGGAAGTTCGGATCGCCCAGGACAACGCCGAGCGCATGCTCATCTGGAAGGGCCGCAAGAGCGCCTTTTCTGCTGTGGGTCGCCTTTCCCCAGACTACATTGTTCAAGATGGCGTGGTACCCCGATCCCGACTGGGTGAAGCTCTCAAAGAAATCTCGCGTCTCAGTTCGGAGGCCGGTCTCCGGGTTGCCAACGTCTTCCATGCGGGGGACGGAAATCTTCACCCGCTGATTCTTTTTGATGCCAAGCAACCCGATGGGCTCGAGAAAGCGGAAGCTCTGGCCGGAAAAATATTGCGACTCTGCTTGAAGCTGGGCGGATCCATCACAGGCGAGCACGGCGTCGGAGTCGAGAAGCTCGAATACATGCCAGAAATGTTCACAGAGATCGACTTGGGCACTTTCGATCGCCTTCGTCGATCCATCGACCCGAACGAAATCTCCAATCGCGGCAAAATGCTTCCCGGCAAGGAAGCTCCTGCTCTCGCCGCTCACGGTCCCCATCCACTGGAGAAAGCAGGTGTCATCTCGCGCATGTAG
- a CDS encoding sulfatase produces MFPKPINLLPKFLVTLALILTVALTAAADRPNVLFIATDDMNCDLGSYGHPLVKSPNIDRLAARGVRFEHTYSQNPVCNPSRTSFMTGLYPEQTNINTNAGHFREFIPEVVTMAQHFRNNGYYVARIGKIYHYGVPDNIGENGNDDAPSWEEVRNPIGVDKVVEPNLNIIVPGKSPGGTLSWLKVPSKDEEHTDGIGASYAIEMLEKNHPDKTGRPFFLAMGFYRPHTPYVAPEHYFDWYPKESIDPVMLHPNDRDDIPKAALPDRPNQLDLTVDERKEIIQAYYASISLVDSQVGRLLDALDDLKLAENTVVVFVSDHGYHLGAHGLWQKSDLFEGSARVPLIIASPFEDAARGETTKSLTELVDLYPTLSELCGIKAPPHVAGRSVVPVLQNPGQSIRDEAYSVTDCRTVRRWDNSNFLGRSIRTDRYRYTEWDEGSFGVELYDYERDPEEFTNLAYNPEYADLMASLRRRLHERQSEANVDRL; encoded by the coding sequence ATGTTCCCAAAACCCATTAACCTCTTGCCCAAGTTCCTTGTGACTTTGGCGTTGATCTTAACGGTCGCTTTGACGGCTGCAGCGGATCGTCCCAATGTGCTTTTTATCGCAACAGACGACATGAATTGCGATTTAGGAAGCTACGGGCACCCACTCGTCAAATCCCCCAATATCGATCGGCTTGCGGCTCGTGGCGTGAGGTTTGAACACACCTACTCACAAAACCCGGTATGCAATCCTAGCCGGACCTCGTTCATGACGGGTCTTTACCCGGAACAGACGAATATCAACACCAACGCCGGGCACTTTCGGGAATTTATTCCAGAAGTTGTTACGATGGCCCAGCATTTTCGGAACAACGGATACTATGTAGCTCGGATTGGAAAAATCTATCATTACGGGGTACCGGATAACATTGGCGAAAATGGTAACGACGATGCCCCTTCTTGGGAGGAAGTTCGCAATCCAATCGGTGTCGACAAGGTCGTTGAACCGAATCTGAACATAATCGTTCCCGGCAAAAGTCCTGGAGGCACCTTGAGTTGGTTGAAGGTCCCCAGCAAAGACGAGGAACATACGGATGGCATTGGTGCCAGCTACGCGATCGAAATGCTCGAGAAGAACCATCCCGACAAAACAGGACGCCCCTTCTTTTTGGCGATGGGTTTCTATCGCCCGCACACGCCCTACGTTGCACCTGAGCACTATTTCGATTGGTATCCAAAAGAATCGATCGATCCGGTCATGCTTCACCCAAACGACCGAGATGACATTCCCAAAGCAGCGTTGCCCGACCGCCCGAATCAGCTCGATCTGACGGTCGATGAGCGAAAGGAGATCATCCAAGCCTACTATGCTTCTATCTCGCTGGTGGATTCTCAAGTGGGCCGACTTCTGGACGCGCTGGACGACTTGAAGCTAGCTGAAAATACGGTTGTGGTTTTCGTATCGGATCACGGCTACCATCTGGGAGCCCATGGATTGTGGCAGAAGAGTGACTTGTTTGAAGGCTCTGCTCGCGTGCCCCTTATAATCGCCTCGCCCTTTGAAGATGCGGCACGTGGTGAGACCACAAAGTCTTTGACCGAGCTGGTGGATCTCTACCCAACCTTGAGCGAATTGTGTGGGATCAAAGCGCCGCCGCATGTGGCCGGTCGGAGTGTCGTTCCTGTTCTGCAAAACCCGGGTCAGTCCATACGCGATGAAGCCTACAGTGTGACCGACTGCCGCACGGTCAGGCGTTGGGACAATTCTAATTTTCTAGGACGCTCGATTCGAACTGACCGCTACCGGTACACGGAATGGGACGAAGGCTCTTTTGGGGTAGAGCTTTACGACTATGAGCGGGATCCCGAAGAGTTTACCAATTTAGCATATAATCCTGAATATGCCGATCTAATGGCCTCGCTAAGGAGAAGGCTACACGAGCGTCAAAGCGAGGCTAACGTTGATCGATTGTAG
- a CDS encoding PSD1 and planctomycete cytochrome C domain-containing protein, translated as MIFRTFGFLALVSVPATFAVDFEKDILPIFEEHCFSCHGPKKQKGEIRLDRRAHLLRGGDSGIPSVIPGDSAESYLIELFEDPDPEFRMPFEEDPLSSSQIALIEEWIDEGANWPGQMDEVIAEAEESDHWSFQPVERPKVPIMEAASGAIDAFLLAKLDESGLTPNSEADARSLIRRASIILTGLPPVSEKVTLFQQAFVANPDGAYEALVDELMASPHFGERWAQHWLDVIRWAETNGSEANLYRKNAWVYRDYVTNAFNEDKPYDQFIREQIAGDSLDAGEATGFLVAGPHVPAATVGREESAIRQARADRMDEIMQTVGASMMGMTLGCARCHNHKFDPISITDYYSMTGVFQDIEFGGRTPELPESHPKRLAANPLWQTIAESRAILVPTGNWEEDWGAYRELHFESVVTDRIRVTFLSKRTRLDELEVFGPKEPMKNFALSKYGTKADGPVHLRGDVRHAESYVNDGEYGTMVWTAAKKEDSDEQPWIQINLLEPAEINRLRMSSNREYYYDVDYLSINESIGFDDYRLEALSPSGEWIELAAIQKIKQADRENPKRQEALAAISEAISQLEEVGPKVSFVGRFIDPATTRVLSRGSPENPRNEVSPAAPLILGGDLGLDSSFTGSERRTRFAEWVASPENPLTSRVMVNRIWHHIFGMGIVPTTSDFGKAGMTPSHPELLDWLASEFEEPTVTDGEPWSMKSMIRLIVMSDAFRRSSAPSEESLVVDAGASLLWRFPPRRVEAEVIRDGVLLASGKLDTSVGGPSFRIHNVKKTYAQWEVVNNYGPDTWRRMLYQERMRRVDDQIFTAFDFPDCGQVRAMRPVSTTPLQALNLLNSPFVREQAEQLASRVKKEASSDDTEGQIRRSFQILLNREPDREELAACKEVVKETSLALVCRTLINSNEFAFLP; from the coding sequence ATGATATTTCGCACTTTCGGTTTTCTTGCATTGGTCTCGGTACCCGCAACATTCGCTGTCGACTTTGAGAAAGATATTCTCCCGATTTTCGAGGAGCATTGCTTTTCCTGTCACGGACCTAAAAAGCAAAAGGGAGAAATCCGATTGGATCGGCGAGCCCATCTGTTGCGAGGCGGAGATAGTGGCATCCCGAGTGTGATACCTGGGGATTCTGCGGAAAGCTACCTGATCGAGCTTTTCGAGGATCCGGATCCGGAATTTCGGATGCCCTTTGAAGAGGATCCCCTCTCGAGCTCGCAGATTGCGTTGATCGAGGAATGGATCGATGAAGGTGCAAATTGGCCGGGTCAAATGGACGAGGTGATCGCGGAGGCCGAGGAGTCGGACCATTGGTCTTTTCAACCGGTAGAACGTCCAAAGGTTCCCATCATGGAGGCGGCATCGGGAGCGATTGATGCATTTCTTTTGGCGAAGTTGGACGAAAGCGGTCTAACGCCAAACTCGGAAGCAGACGCGCGTTCACTCATAAGGCGGGCATCCATCATCCTAACGGGACTGCCCCCCGTTTCGGAGAAAGTAACCTTATTCCAACAAGCGTTTGTGGCAAATCCGGATGGGGCTTACGAAGCACTCGTAGATGAACTGATGGCTTCTCCCCATTTTGGGGAACGCTGGGCGCAGCATTGGCTGGATGTCATTCGTTGGGCGGAGACGAATGGCTCCGAGGCAAATCTCTATCGGAAGAACGCGTGGGTTTACCGCGACTACGTCACGAATGCGTTCAACGAGGACAAGCCGTATGATCAGTTCATTCGAGAGCAGATTGCAGGGGATTCTTTAGATGCCGGTGAAGCAACAGGCTTTTTGGTGGCGGGTCCTCATGTTCCTGCGGCAACGGTCGGTAGAGAAGAATCTGCTATTCGGCAGGCGAGGGCGGACCGAATGGACGAGATTATGCAGACCGTGGGGGCATCGATGATGGGTATGACACTCGGGTGTGCGCGTTGTCACAATCACAAGTTTGATCCGATAAGTATCACAGATTACTATTCCATGACCGGAGTTTTCCAGGATATCGAGTTTGGCGGACGAACTCCAGAGTTGCCTGAATCCCACCCGAAGCGACTTGCGGCCAATCCTCTCTGGCAGACAATTGCCGAAAGTAGGGCGATACTAGTGCCAACCGGTAATTGGGAAGAAGACTGGGGCGCCTATCGAGAATTGCATTTTGAATCTGTAGTTACAGATAGGATACGAGTGACCTTCTTGTCGAAGCGGACTAGGCTCGACGAATTGGAGGTTTTTGGCCCGAAAGAGCCAATGAAGAACTTTGCCTTGTCGAAATACGGGACTAAAGCAGATGGCCCCGTCCATTTGAGAGGTGATGTCCGGCATGCCGAGTCCTACGTCAATGATGGAGAGTACGGAACCATGGTGTGGACAGCGGCGAAAAAGGAGGACAGCGATGAGCAACCCTGGATTCAAATAAACTTGTTAGAGCCGGCCGAGATCAATCGTCTAAGGATGAGCTCGAATCGGGAATACTATTACGATGTCGACTACTTGAGCATCAACGAATCCATAGGTTTCGATGATTATCGACTGGAAGCCTTGAGCCCCTCAGGTGAATGGATTGAATTGGCCGCGATTCAAAAGATAAAGCAGGCGGACAGGGAGAATCCCAAGCGCCAGGAGGCACTAGCGGCAATCTCAGAAGCGATTTCCCAGCTCGAAGAGGTGGGTCCAAAGGTTAGCTTTGTGGGCCGGTTTATTGATCCAGCTACCACTCGCGTTCTTAGTAGAGGCAGTCCGGAGAATCCGCGCAATGAAGTCTCGCCAGCGGCTCCGCTTATTCTCGGGGGTGACTTGGGCCTAGATTCGAGCTTTACGGGAAGTGAGCGCCGCACTCGGTTTGCGGAATGGGTTGCTAGCCCGGAAAATCCACTCACGTCACGTGTCATGGTAAATCGGATATGGCACCATATTTTTGGAATGGGGATCGTTCCAACGACGAGCGACTTTGGTAAAGCGGGAATGACACCGAGCCACCCTGAACTTTTAGATTGGCTCGCATCGGAGTTCGAAGAGCCCACGGTTACGGATGGAGAGCCTTGGTCAATGAAGTCGATGATTCGACTGATTGTGATGTCTGATGCGTTCCGACGGTCCAGTGCTCCAAGTGAAGAGAGTCTTGTAGTAGATGCGGGGGCCAGTCTGCTGTGGCGTTTTCCTCCGCGACGTGTTGAAGCAGAAGTCATTCGCGATGGGGTGCTGCTTGCGTCTGGGAAGTTGGATACATCTGTTGGTGGGCCAAGCTTTCGGATTCACAACGTAAAGAAAACCTACGCCCAATGGGAAGTAGTGAACAATTACGGACCTGATACCTGGCGTCGCATGCTTTATCAGGAACGGATGCGACGGGTGGATGACCAAATATTTACCGCGTTCGACTTTCCGGATTGTGGACAGGTTCGAGCAATGCGTCCTGTATCTACTACTCCATTACAGGCACTAAACTTGCTCAATAGTCCCTTTGTTCGGGAACAGGCGGAACAGCTTGCGAGCCGAGTGAAAAAAGAAGCATCCAGCGACGATACAGAAGGGCAAATTCGTCGAAGCTTTCAAATACTGCTTAATCGCGAACCCGATCGAGAGGAACTCGCGGCTTGCAAGGAAGTCGTCAAAGAAACGAGTCTGGCACTGGTTTGTCGCACACTTATCAACTCAAACGAATTCGCCTTCCTTCCTTAA
- a CDS encoding DUF1501 domain-containing protein, translated as MDNRAEYISSHGQSLLNRRDFLRQSGMTLGGIALTQLLAQDGLLASDAQTFSGKAPIRPYIDPDNPYLPRSPHFASEAKQVLVIYCPGAVSHVDTFDYKPELIKFHGQKPPGMPAVTFEGPSGNIAKPFWDFKPRGKSGKMVSDLLPNLGGLVDDFSFFHSLHTQTSAHPQGENFFNTGFTMEGFPSFGGWVTYALGTENQELPAFVAINDPRGLARSGKNNFGSGFLPAAYQGTDFNAKNPPSNLARPDKYTEKDDKATVDLLNRLNAKHLEQFPNDADLAARIASYELAGKMQVSVPNVMDIAGEPESIHKEYGTDTGTDLKREYAKNCILARRLVEKGVRVVQLFNGSDPSGGNGITNWDSHSNIHKTHAMQAEIMDQPTAALINDMKRRGLLDQTLIVWATEFGRMPFLQANGTGRDHNPDAFTCFLAGAGVKKGFSYGESDEFGFKAAVDPVSVYDFNATILHLMGLDHERLTYYHNGLERRLTNVHGHVVKEILA; from the coding sequence ATGGACAATCGAGCTGAATATATTTCTTCACATGGTCAGTCGCTATTAAACCGGCGGGACTTTCTGCGTCAAAGCGGAATGACCTTAGGTGGAATCGCCTTAACCCAATTACTCGCCCAAGACGGGCTCCTGGCCTCAGACGCCCAGACCTTTAGCGGGAAAGCTCCGATTCGACCCTACATCGATCCGGACAACCCGTATCTCCCCCGTTCTCCTCACTTCGCTTCTGAGGCGAAACAGGTTTTGGTTATATACTGCCCTGGAGCGGTGAGCCACGTCGACACGTTTGATTATAAACCCGAGCTGATCAAATTTCATGGGCAAAAACCGCCTGGAATGCCTGCGGTTACGTTTGAAGGACCATCTGGGAACATTGCCAAGCCGTTCTGGGACTTTAAGCCTCGTGGGAAAAGCGGCAAGATGGTTTCGGATTTGTTGCCTAACCTGGGAGGGCTTGTGGACGACTTTAGTTTTTTTCACTCGCTCCACACACAAACGAGTGCGCACCCGCAAGGTGAGAATTTTTTCAATACAGGTTTTACGATGGAAGGGTTTCCTTCATTCGGGGGTTGGGTAACCTATGCTTTGGGCACTGAGAACCAGGAATTACCCGCCTTCGTAGCGATTAACGACCCGCGTGGATTAGCTCGGTCGGGTAAGAATAATTTCGGAAGCGGTTTTCTACCGGCAGCCTATCAAGGAACGGATTTTAATGCGAAAAATCCTCCCTCTAATCTTGCCCGTCCAGATAAGTACACAGAAAAGGATGACAAGGCGACGGTTGATCTTTTAAATCGGTTGAACGCAAAACACCTCGAGCAGTTTCCGAACGATGCCGATTTAGCGGCCCGCATTGCTAGCTATGAATTGGCGGGTAAGATGCAGGTTTCTGTTCCGAATGTTATGGATATCGCAGGAGAGCCTGAGAGTATCCACAAGGAGTATGGAACGGATACGGGTACGGATTTGAAGCGCGAGTATGCTAAGAATTGTATCCTCGCTCGCAGACTGGTGGAAAAGGGAGTCCGTGTGGTTCAGCTCTTCAATGGCAGCGATCCCTCAGGTGGAAATGGAATCACTAATTGGGACTCGCACAGTAACATACACAAGACCCACGCTATGCAGGCAGAGATCATGGACCAGCCTACTGCGGCTCTAATCAATGACATGAAGCGTCGCGGACTTCTCGATCAAACCCTCATTGTTTGGGCGACTGAGTTTGGTCGTATGCCATTCTTACAGGCCAATGGAACCGGTCGCGACCATAATCCAGATGCGTTCACCTGTTTCTTGGCCGGTGCTGGAGTTAAGAAAGGCTTCAGTTATGGCGAGAGTGACGAGTTCGGTTTCAAAGCTGCTGTGGATCCGGTAAGTGTTTATGACTTCAATGCGACCATCCTGCATCTCATGGGCCTCGACCATGAACGCCTAACCTATTATCACAATGGCCTCGAGCGTCGATTGACGAACGTGCATGGACATGTGGTGAAGGAAATTTTGGCGTAG
- a CDS encoding aldo/keto reductase: MSENSDHLRYDLGDFAYGTWRILDGEQPPSCEALVRRFHKCLENSINTIDTAEIYGGYHVEEAVGNTLKSDPELLNRFKIVTKAGINVPSLEKSHASIPQYDASSKNLVHCAEKSLRLLGIDTIDLFLVHRPDWLTHPEDIARGLQQLLDEGKVRKVGVSNYTIYQLETLDQLMDGKLATNQVEFSPLCMDPLYDGSFDQCLQKKVRPMAWSPLGGGALFSGKGGAPKRLRDKLTELSPKYGEAPLDALVYAWVLAVPANPTVILGTNKIDRIVSGAKGGAIQLEREDWYAIWEAAKGQSVP, translated from the coding sequence ATGAGCGAAAATAGTGACCACCTACGTTATGATCTTGGCGACTTCGCCTACGGTACCTGGCGCATCCTCGATGGCGAGCAACCCCCTTCTTGCGAAGCGTTGGTTCGGCGGTTTCACAAGTGTCTGGAAAATAGTATCAATACTATAGATACGGCAGAAATTTATGGAGGTTACCATGTCGAGGAAGCTGTGGGTAATACTTTGAAGTCTGACCCAGAGCTACTCAACCGATTTAAGATTGTTACGAAAGCGGGGATAAATGTTCCTTCGTTAGAAAAGTCCCATGCGTCGATTCCACAGTACGACGCGTCGAGCAAAAACCTCGTTCATTGCGCGGAAAAATCTCTCCGATTGCTGGGGATCGACACGATCGATCTCTTTCTGGTGCACCGGCCTGATTGGTTGACCCATCCTGAGGATATTGCTCGTGGGTTGCAGCAACTTCTCGATGAAGGAAAAGTTAGAAAAGTCGGTGTATCCAATTACACGATATATCAATTAGAAACGTTGGACCAGCTGATGGATGGAAAGCTCGCAACCAATCAGGTTGAGTTTAGCCCACTATGCATGGACCCGCTCTACGATGGGTCTTTTGACCAGTGTCTGCAGAAAAAGGTGCGCCCCATGGCTTGGTCGCCTCTAGGGGGAGGGGCCCTTTTTAGCGGAAAAGGTGGAGCTCCGAAGCGACTAAGGGACAAGTTGACCGAGCTATCGCCAAAATATGGAGAGGCTCCCTTGGATGCCCTGGTCTATGCGTGGGTCTTGGCTGTTCCCGCTAACCCGACTGTTATCCTTGGAACGAACAAAATCGACCGAATTGTCAGCGGCGCCAAAGGAGGAGCGATCCAATTAGAACGCGAAGACTGGTACGCGATCTGGGAGGCAGCTAAAGGCCAGTCGGTACCGTGA
- a CDS encoding sulfatase family protein: MVKFRSLTLSLSVALTIGFLASLSRAQSDRPNILFAIADDWGWPHTSAYGDSVVKTPTFDSIAANGVLFTNAFISSPSCTPSRNAILTGQYHWRLKEGGNLWSNYPEGFPTYVQALKEAGYFVGSYRKAFGPGSDHGKEVAGKKFQGLDQFLKERPKDQPFCFWFGTSDPHRSYKWQSGLRSGMKLEDVEVPPFYPDSETIRTDILDYYWEVQRFDRQVGEALSLLEEKGELENTIVVMTGDHGWPFPRGKSNLYDYGARVPLAVKWNKSIPENRVVSDFVSTTDLAPTFLEAAGLRALKGTTGRSLLSILRSGKQGRVETDRDYVLTGKERHTLAQMDHPGGTPMRAIRTDDFLYIHNFKPERWPAGHPDGSYNGPIFMDIDASPTKSYIIDHKDDPDMEIYYQLSFGLRPADELYDIRLDPYQMHNVADRPEYADTMKRLKSKLFRELKESEDPRVLGGGDAFDSYEYLGRLRRKVE; encoded by the coding sequence ATGGTAAAGTTTCGTTCTCTCACCCTTTCGTTATCAGTAGCTCTTACCATTGGGTTCCTTGCTTCCCTCTCTAGAGCTCAGTCCGATCGGCCCAATATCCTCTTCGCCATTGCGGATGATTGGGGCTGGCCGCATACGAGTGCATACGGGGACAGTGTCGTCAAAACGCCCACTTTCGATAGTATTGCAGCGAATGGCGTTTTATTTACCAACGCCTTTATTTCCTCACCCTCGTGCACTCCTTCACGGAATGCGATTCTCACGGGCCAGTATCATTGGCGTTTAAAAGAGGGAGGCAATCTCTGGAGTAATTATCCGGAAGGTTTTCCCACTTACGTTCAAGCCCTGAAAGAGGCGGGCTACTTTGTCGGGTCGTATCGAAAGGCGTTCGGCCCAGGATCCGATCACGGAAAAGAGGTCGCTGGCAAGAAATTCCAGGGCTTGGACCAGTTTCTTAAGGAACGTCCCAAGGACCAGCCCTTCTGTTTCTGGTTTGGGACCTCGGATCCCCATCGGTCTTACAAGTGGCAATCTGGGTTGCGCTCGGGTATGAAATTGGAAGACGTGGAGGTGCCCCCGTTCTATCCTGACTCGGAAACGATCCGCACTGACATTCTAGACTATTATTGGGAGGTGCAGCGTTTTGATCGTCAGGTCGGAGAAGCCCTGTCCTTGCTAGAGGAAAAAGGGGAATTGGAAAATACTATTGTGGTGATGACCGGTGATCATGGCTGGCCTTTTCCGCGCGGGAAATCGAATTTGTATGACTATGGGGCCCGGGTTCCTCTAGCTGTGAAGTGGAATAAATCGATTCCTGAAAACCGAGTTGTGAGCGACTTTGTTAGCACCACAGATCTAGCACCGACCTTTTTGGAAGCGGCGGGATTAAGGGCGTTGAAAGGAACAACGGGTCGATCTCTGCTTTCAATTTTGAGGTCTGGCAAACAGGGTCGCGTTGAGACAGATCGGGATTATGTTTTAACGGGAAAGGAGCGGCATACGCTAGCTCAGATGGACCACCCCGGTGGTACGCCCATGCGAGCCATTCGCACGGATGATTTTTTATACATCCATAATTTCAAACCCGAGCGGTGGCCCGCGGGGCACCCCGATGGCAGCTACAACGGCCCCATATTTATGGATATTGATGCGAGCCCGACTAAGTCCTACATCATAGACCACAAGGATGATCCGGATATGGAGATTTATTATCAACTATCGTTTGGTTTGCGGCCGGCCGACGAACTTTACGATATTCGCCTCGATCCTTACCAAATGCACAATGTAGCAGATCGTCCTGAATACGCGGATACGATGAAGCGTTTGAAATCAAAGCTTTTCAGAGAGCTCAAGGAATCAGAAGACCCACGAGTGCTCGGCGGGGGTGACGCGTTCGACAGTTATGAGTATCTCGGTCGATTGAGACGTAAAGTGGAGTAG